A genomic window from Halorubrum trapanicum includes:
- a CDS encoding signal peptidase I, whose product MNHTLTSPRIRKAANVLGIVLLLALVAPFAVYAAPEIVGADESFVVLTASMTPAIAPGDVVIVAERDPTTVVDGDVITFMRGTSEVPVTHRVIDVVDEGGTLAFETMGDANEGPDPGLVPAGNLVGVVALTIPYIGYVIQFAGTQAGFVTLVLLPFGLLAVTEVWSIVRSREETHTGADAGSDTGSDTPEATADGFVGPDAIAAPGAVASDGTDAAPAETAEDDVASAETAATGSGGISVDAVGGAAAVLLAFAPYAAYVAFELRTAATIAVAVAAATLLLGALAAWVPASGVLDRNRPSAEPATVNDAASDDAVIDDAADGAADDHAAGDDIAADAAGDDHGPEYAERASDSVEPSGSAAVTDGSGGVQSATAPASSPSTTPPSQPDRAGEVD is encoded by the coding sequence ATGAACCACACACTCACATCACCACGGATCAGGAAGGCGGCGAACGTACTCGGGATCGTCCTGTTGCTCGCGCTCGTCGCGCCCTTCGCGGTGTACGCCGCGCCGGAAATCGTCGGCGCCGACGAGAGCTTCGTCGTGCTCACGGCGAGCATGACGCCCGCCATCGCGCCGGGCGACGTGGTGATCGTGGCCGAGCGCGACCCGACGACGGTCGTTGACGGCGACGTGATCACGTTCATGCGCGGCACGAGCGAGGTGCCGGTGACGCACCGCGTGATCGACGTCGTCGACGAGGGCGGGACACTCGCCTTCGAGACGATGGGCGACGCGAACGAGGGGCCGGATCCGGGGCTCGTCCCCGCCGGGAACCTCGTCGGCGTGGTCGCGCTGACGATCCCGTACATCGGGTACGTGATCCAGTTCGCGGGCACCCAGGCCGGGTTCGTCACGCTGGTGTTGCTCCCGTTCGGCCTGCTCGCGGTCACGGAGGTCTGGTCGATCGTTCGCAGCCGCGAGGAGACGCACACGGGCGCAGACGCGGGCTCGGACACGGGCTCGGACACGCCGGAAGCGACGGCCGACGGATTCGTCGGCCCGGACGCGATCGCGGCGCCCGGCGCCGTGGCGTCCGACGGGACCGACGCGGCACCCGCGGAGACCGCCGAAGACGACGTTGCTTCCGCGGAGACCGCCGCGACCGGTTCCGGGGGAATCTCCGTCGACGCGGTCGGCGGCGCGGCGGCGGTGTTGCTGGCGTTCGCGCCGTACGCCGCCTACGTGGCGTTCGAACTCCGCACCGCTGCGACTATCGCGGTCGCGGTGGCGGCGGCGACGCTGCTGCTCGGCGCGCTCGCGGCGTGGGTTCCGGCCAGCGGCGTCCTCGACCGGAACCGACCGAGCGCGGAGCCGGCGACGGTCAACGACGCGGCGAGCGACGACGCGGTAATCGATGACGCCGCGGACGGCGCAGCGGACGACCACGCCGCGGGCGACGACATCGCGGCCGACGCGGCGGGCGACGACCACGGACCGGAGTACGCCGAGCGAGCGAGCGATTCGGTCGAACCGTCGGGTTCGGCGGCGGTGACGGACGGGTCCGGGGGGGTTCAGTCGGCAACGGCGCCGGCCTCGTCGCCGTCGACGACCCCACCGTCACAGCCGGACCGCGCCGGGGAGGTGGACTGA
- a CDS encoding ZIP family metal transporter, with translation MVALDAYAFVFVAGLITALATGIGALPFFFFETISDRGNVALWGFASGIMLAASLFGLVQEGLAEGTPVEIGVGMLAGVALVVLAHDVLMDAEIDPREYAEADFKKLILILGVLTVHSFPEGIAVGVSFADLGVSGGTALFGFTVPLLAVFMTVAISIHNVPEGTAISIPLRAMGVSKWKMVWWSVFSSLPQPIGAVVAFAFVRYAREFLPYGFGFAAGAMIYLVLTEFVPEALETGADLPHGGKRVLVGGVALGVALMIPLAYL, from the coding sequence ATGGTCGCGCTCGACGCCTACGCGTTCGTCTTCGTCGCCGGCCTGATCACGGCGCTTGCGACGGGGATCGGCGCGTTGCCGTTCTTCTTCTTCGAGACGATCAGCGACCGCGGGAACGTGGCGCTGTGGGGGTTCGCGTCGGGGATCATGCTCGCGGCGTCGCTGTTCGGACTGGTCCAAGAGGGGCTCGCGGAGGGAACGCCGGTCGAAATCGGGGTCGGCATGCTCGCGGGGGTCGCCCTCGTCGTTCTCGCGCACGACGTGCTGATGGACGCCGAGATCGACCCCCGGGAGTACGCGGAGGCGGACTTCAAGAAGCTGATCCTGATCCTCGGGGTGCTGACGGTCCACAGCTTCCCGGAGGGGATCGCGGTCGGCGTCTCCTTCGCGGACCTCGGCGTATCGGGCGGCACCGCGCTGTTCGGCTTCACGGTCCCGCTGTTGGCCGTGTTCATGACCGTCGCCATCTCGATCCACAACGTCCCCGAGGGGACGGCCATCTCGATCCCGCTGCGGGCGATGGGCGTCTCGAAGTGGAAGATGGTGTGGTGGTCGGTGTTCTCCAGCCTCCCGCAGCCGATCGGCGCCGTCGTCGCCTTCGCGTTCGTGCGGTACGCCCGCGAGTTCCTCCCGTACGGCTTCGGCTTCGCGGCGGGCGCGATGATCTACCTCGTCCTCACCGAGTTCGTCCCCGAGGCGCTCGAAACGGGCGCCGACCTCCCGCACGGCGGCAAGCGGGTCCTCGTCGGCGGCGTCGCGCTCGGCGTCGCGCTGATGATCCCGCTCGCGTATTTATAA
- the thiD gene encoding bifunctional hydroxymethylpyrimidine kinase/phosphomethylpyrimidine kinase — MPEYDPVDSPVALTVAGSDSGGGAGIQADLTAMRAHGVFGASVVTATTAQNTRGVEDVHPLPADHVASQYAAVADDFDLGAVKTGMLATAEIVETVTELAGDADAPLVVDPVMVAATGDRLLSPAAEDAYEELVAAATLVTPNADEAAVLTDEPVETPAEAEAAGRELVALGADAALVKGGHLTEGESVEEGVVVDTLVRAAGAGGGETAKRGEPTVDRFETPRIDTDATHGSGCALSSAIAARLARGESLPEAVGAAVEEMTEAVRRGYDVGEGSGAVNPTVLGGE, encoded by the coding sequence ATGCCCGAGTACGACCCGGTCGACTCGCCGGTCGCGCTGACGGTCGCCGGCAGCGACAGCGGCGGCGGGGCGGGGATTCAGGCGGACCTGACGGCGATGCGCGCGCACGGCGTCTTCGGCGCGTCGGTCGTGACGGCGACGACCGCACAGAACACCCGCGGCGTCGAGGACGTCCACCCGCTCCCGGCCGATCACGTCGCGAGCCAGTACGCGGCGGTCGCCGACGACTTCGACCTCGGCGCGGTCAAGACGGGGATGCTGGCGACCGCCGAGATCGTCGAGACGGTGACGGAGCTGGCGGGGGACGCCGACGCGCCCCTCGTCGTCGACCCCGTGATGGTCGCGGCGACCGGCGACCGGCTGCTCTCGCCCGCCGCCGAGGACGCCTACGAGGAGTTGGTCGCGGCCGCGACGCTCGTCACGCCGAACGCCGACGAGGCCGCGGTGTTGACCGACGAACCGGTCGAGACCCCGGCCGAGGCCGAGGCGGCCGGGCGGGAGCTCGTCGCGCTCGGCGCGGACGCGGCGCTGGTGAAAGGGGGGCACCTGACCGAGGGTGAATCGGTCGAGGAGGGCGTCGTCGTCGACACGCTCGTTCGCGCAGCAGGTGCGGGTGGGGGCGAAACCGCGAAGCGCGGCGAGCCGACCGTCGACCGCTTCGAGACGCCCCGGATCGACACCGACGCGACCCACGGCTCCGGCTGCGCGTTATCGAGCGCGATCGCGGCGCGGCTGGCGCGGGGAGAGTCGCTCCCCGAGGCGGTCGGCGCCGCGGTCGAGGAGATGACCGAGGCGGTCCGCCGCGGCTACGACGTTGGCGAGGGCTCGGGTGCGGTCAACCCGACCGTGTTGGGTGGCGAGTGA
- a CDS encoding DsbA family protein encodes MATDSDAATGADEAEAITVYSDYVCPFCFLGRRSLASYQETREEPLDIDWHPFDLRAGQRGPDGEIDGDADTGKDEEYYEQARENVRRLQEEYGAEEMELELATDVDSLPAQVVSVRVRETAPDAWLAFDEAVFDALWLEGRDIGDRDVLADIAADVDGLDAAVVDEALGDDDLRERVTDMFDAARRQGVTGVPTFAYEGHAARGAVPPEQLERLVEGV; translated from the coding sequence ATGGCAACCGACTCCGACGCCGCGACCGGCGCCGACGAGGCCGAGGCGATCACCGTCTACTCCGACTACGTCTGTCCGTTCTGCTTCCTCGGGCGGCGGTCCCTCGCGAGCTATCAGGAGACGCGCGAGGAGCCGCTCGACATCGACTGGCACCCGTTCGACCTCCGCGCGGGCCAGCGCGGGCCGGACGGCGAGATCGACGGCGACGCCGACACCGGGAAAGACGAGGAGTACTACGAGCAGGCGCGCGAGAACGTCCGCCGGCTTCAGGAGGAGTACGGCGCGGAGGAGATGGAGCTCGAGCTCGCGACCGACGTCGACTCGCTGCCCGCGCAGGTCGTCTCGGTCCGCGTGCGCGAGACCGCGCCGGACGCGTGGCTCGCGTTCGACGAGGCCGTCTTCGACGCGCTCTGGCTGGAGGGGCGCGACATCGGCGACCGCGACGTGCTCGCCGACATCGCGGCCGACGTCGACGGGCTCGACGCAGCCGTGGTCGACGAGGCGCTCGGCGACGACGACCTCCGCGAGCGCGTGACCGACATGTTCGACGCCGCGAGGCGGCAGGGCGTCACCGGCGTCCCGACGTTCGCGTACGAGGGCCACGCCGCGCGGGGTGCGGTCCCGCCGGAGCAGCTCGAACGGCTCGTCGAAGGCGTCTGA
- a CDS encoding phosphatase PAP2 family protein, translated as MTPLLSVLTSVVAWVGAMLAVASVVVIGPARLRETWGGVRGRIWDARRAVALVCVVLLASAVGRPALLDVSRLFGIQATALIYGLEGGFVAWVQATFASPPLTAYFSRVYVYGYAFLLAFPVIAYLALPRTTPVRRLLVAYALNYGVGLVLYTLVFAHGPRNVIPDMVTPLLFTNQPDVILLASEVNEASNVFPSLHTSLSVTVGTFAILTREEYPLWTLIAVPLSLSVVIATMYLGIHWLTDVVAGFALAFGCVALAHRFVGSRADAAESGAAGDGRRSGSAPDADG; from the coding sequence ATGACGCCGCTTCTGTCCGTCCTCACGTCGGTCGTGGCGTGGGTCGGGGCGATGCTGGCCGTCGCGAGCGTCGTGGTAATCGGTCCGGCTCGACTTCGGGAGACGTGGGGCGGAGTTCGCGGGCGGATCTGGGACGCGCGTCGGGCCGTCGCGCTCGTCTGCGTGGTGCTTCTCGCCAGCGCGGTCGGCCGCCCGGCGCTGCTGGACGTCTCCAGGCTCTTCGGGATCCAAGCGACGGCGCTCATCTACGGGCTGGAGGGCGGCTTCGTCGCGTGGGTTCAGGCGACGTTCGCGTCGCCCCCGCTGACCGCCTACTTCTCGCGGGTGTACGTGTACGGGTACGCGTTCCTCCTCGCGTTCCCGGTGATCGCGTACCTCGCGTTACCCCGTACCACGCCGGTCAGGCGACTGCTCGTCGCGTACGCGCTCAACTACGGGGTCGGACTTGTCCTCTACACGCTGGTGTTCGCGCACGGCCCGCGGAACGTGATACCCGACATGGTGACGCCGCTGCTGTTCACCAACCAGCCGGACGTGATACTGCTCGCGAGCGAGGTGAACGAGGCCTCGAACGTCTTCCCGTCGCTGCACACCTCGCTTTCGGTCACCGTCGGGACGTTCGCGATTCTGACCCGCGAGGAGTACCCGCTGTGGACGCTGATCGCGGTCCCGCTCTCGCTGTCGGTCGTGATCGCGACCATGTACCTCGGAATCCACTGGCTCACCGACGTCGTCGCCGGCTTCGCGCTCGCGTTCGGCTGCGTCGCGCTCGCGCACCGATTCGTGGGCTCCCGCGCCGACGCCGCCGAATCGGGCGCCGCGGGGGACGGAAGACGTTCCGGCTCCGCTCCCGACGCGGACGGCTGA